A region from the Etheostoma spectabile isolate EspeVRDwgs_2016 chromosome 9, UIUC_Espe_1.0, whole genome shotgun sequence genome encodes:
- the LOC116696038 gene encoding cyclin-dependent kinase-like 5 isoform X4: MKIPDTGDVMNKFEVLGIVGEGAYGVVLKCRHKDTNEIVAIKKFKDSEENEEVKETTLRELKMLRTLKQENIVELKEAFRRRGKLYLVFEYVEKNMLELLEELPNGVPTDKARSYIYQLIRAIHWCHKHDIVHRDIKPENLLISSDDVLKLCDFGFARNLSEGTDANYTEYVATRWYRSPELLLGAPYGKAVDMWSVGCILGELSDGQPLFPGESEIDQLFTIQKVLGPLPPEQMKLFYNNPRFHGLRFPAVNHPQTLERRYLGIIGGALLDLLKNLLLLNPTERFLTEQSLNHHAFQTLRLVERPGPPTPTPVRSSKRKPHHGDNTTPSRSHGGKSSGSHRSSSRECSSLPRHEDPHPSNDGFLNGNMPGAINLSPTLHPKNYQPQIFNHSTSCNMDLASSNLPHLLSPGEVKSKGDFDMNLGSKVSDGPGAKYLKSNFRSQQNRHSFVEGKTNTLQSGEKHSRHSYMESHSSTPSSSKFAYLNLSKSYGTLSDAKSVGNLNDVHLYADEPTSRYFPTSCLDLTAPSSPAPRRADRLGPGTAGRGSMRAERESNTLDSSCRRSSTRHKASEEAKSPDALDPGESGVERSHAHSLSAPHDPLPYGQGYTSPFSSQQRPHRHSMYVRRDHQRTHGAEEGLVVGQGMPTRASSLQLLSPQLQHRTLPRHSGGTSREEDMSRSEQAPTEVTHGRPPIRDSTRDNTASFHTQRQKSEVGLYHDQQTEDGGSSKENRNIYSESMPRRVGSFYRVPSPRPDNSFHDSRGQSRGSGLSGDGSNLTNHSKRQPAFDPWTGPDTVVLNPSEPSKEKEKQGFFRAIKKKKKKSQMVPSEGVDTVIQKSSRSSGHQSSRHRTRDKSRDRDQERDRDKDWPPEKLSDSHSPSQPLKSLRKLLHLSSSSSNQTAQSDMRYQPLPNPASGQGGFTESRGHSGVSTPQLKSRQTAYPLPGQLESGWHTSALGRPDGNPYPEQMSIKGGQNGHGFGRPSRSRMPNLNDLKETAL; the protein is encoded by the exons ATGAAGATCCCTGACACCGGTGATGTAATGAATAAATTTGAAGTCCTTGGGATTGTGGGTGAAG GTGCCTATGGTGTTGTTTTGAAGTGCCGACACAAG GACACCAATGAAATTGTGGCCATTAAGAAATTCAAGGACAGTGAAG AAAATGAGGAAGTTAAAGAAACAACGCTACGGGAGCTTAAGATGCTCCGCACCCTCAAGCAGGAGAATATTGTTGAGTTGAAAGAGGCCTTCCGCAGAAGAGGAAAGCTATATCTCGTCTTTGAGTATGTGGAAAAG AACATGCTCGAGCTGCTCGAGGAGCTACCCAATGGTGTGCCGACTGACAAAGCGCGCAGCTACATCTACCAGTTAATCCGAGCAATCCACTGGTGCCATAAGCATGACATTGTTCACAGAG ACATAAAGCCAGAAAACCTTCTCATCAGCTCTGACGACGTCCTCAAGCTATGTGACTTTG GCTTTGCACGTAATCTCTCTGAGGGGACGGATGCCAATTACACTGAGTATGTGGCCACTAGATGGTACCGCTCTCCAGAGCTCTTACTTGG GGCTCCTTACGGGAAAGCAGTGGACATGTGGTCAGTGGGCTGCATCTTAGGAGAGCTGAGTGACGGGCAGCCTCTGTTCCCAGGAGAGAGTGAGATCGACCAGCTCTTTACCATCCAGAAAGTGTTGGGACCCCTGCCACCAGAACAGATGAAGCTCTTCTATAACAATCCTCGTTTCCACGGGCTGCGG TTCCCTGCTGTGAACCACCCCCAAACCTTGGAGCGCAGATACCTGGGAATCATCGGGGGAGCCCTGCTGGACTTGCTGAAG AACCTGCTATTGCTGAACCCGACAGAACGCTTTCTCACAGAGCAAAGCCTGAACCACCACGCCTTCCAGACCCTGCGGCTGGTGGAGCGCCCCGGCCCACCCACACCTACACCTGTACGCTCCTCCAAGAGAAAACCTCACCATGGAGACAACACCACCCCCAGCAG GAGCCATGGGGGAAAGAGCTCAGGAAGCCATCGCTCCAGCAGCAGAGAGTGCTCTAGCTTGCCTCGACACGAAGACCCCCACCCCAGCAACGACGGCTTTCTCAACGGCAACATGCCTGGAGCGATCAACCTCAGTCCCACCCTGCATCCCAAGAACTACCAGCCGCAGATCTTCAACCACTCCACGTCGTGCAACATGGACCTGGCCAGCAGCAACCTGCCTCATCTGCTCAGCCCTGGCGAAGTAAAGAGCAAGGGCGACTTCGACATGAACCTGGGGTCCAAGGTGTCCGACGGCCCCGGAGCCAAGTACCTCAAATCCAACTTCCGCTCACAGCAGAACCGCCATTCTTTTGTTGAGGGGAAGACCAACACGCTTCAATCAGGGGAGAAACACAGTCGACACAGCTACATGGAGTCCCACAGCTCCACGCCCTCCTCCTCCAAGTTTGCCTACCTTAACTTGTCCAAAAGTTATGGCACACTTAGCGATGCCAAGTCAGTGGGGAACTTAAATGATGTGCATCTTTATGCCGATGAGCCTACATCTCGCTATTTTCCCACAAGCTGCCTGGACCTCACAGCCCCGAGCAGCCCAGCACCCCGCCGAGCGGACAGACTGGGACCCGGCACAGCTGGCAGAGGAAGCATGCGcgcagaaagagagagcaacACCCTGGACTCGTCCTGCAGGCGCTCCTCCACCCGCCACAAGGCTTCAGAGGAGGCCAAGTCGCCAGATGCCCTAGACCCTGGGGAAAGTGGTGTCGAAAGGAGCCATGCTCACTCTCTGTCCGCCCCACATGACCCTCTGCCTTATGGTCAGGGATACACCAGCCCTTTCTCCTCCCAGCAGCGGCCACACCGCCACTCCATGTACGTACGGAGGGACCATCAGAGGACACACGGGGCGGAGGAGGGGCTGGTGGTGGGGCAGGGCATGCCCACAAGAGCCAGCAGCCTCCAGCTCCTGTCTCCTCAGCTGCAGCACCGCACGCTGCCTCGCCACTCTGGGGGAACTTCCAGAGAGGAAGACATGAGCAGG AGCGAACAGGCACCCACTGAGGTCACCCACGGCAGACCCCCAATAAGGGATTCCACAAGGGACAACACAGCATCTTTTCACACACAGCGGCAAAAAAGCGAG GTTGGCTTATACCACGACCAGCAAACAGAAGATGGGGGCTCTTCTAAAGAGAACcgcaacatctacagtgaatcCATGCCTAGGAGGGTGGGCAGCTTCTACAGAG TCCCTTCTCCCCGGCCAGACAACTCCTTTCACGATAGCAGGGGTCAGAGCCGGGGCTCTGGCCTGTCTGGAGACGGCAGCAATTTGACAAACCACTCCAAACGTCAGCCAGCATTTGACCCCTG gaCTGGCCCAGATACTGTAGTACTGAACCCCTCTGAGCCATCCAAAGAAAAGGAGAAGCAGGGTTTCTTCAGAgcaataaagaagaaaaagaaaaaatctcaAATG GTTCCTAGTGAAGGGGTGGATACAGTCATCCAGAAGTCCTCCAGGTCCTCTGGTCACCAGAGCAGCCGCCACAGGACCCGCGACAAGAGCAGAGACCGGGACCAAGAACGAGACAGGGATAAGGACTGGCCGCCTGAGAAACTCTCTGATTCACACTCTCCG AGTCAGCCATTGAAGTCTCTGCGCAAACTCCTGCACctttcctcctcgtcctccaaCCAGACTGCACAGTCTGATATGCGCTACCAGCCACTGCCTAACCCAGCCTCTGGTCAAGGTGGTTTCACAGAAAGCCGTGGCCACTCAGGGGTCAGTACGCCCCAGCTGAAGAGCCGACAGACGGCCTACCCGCTGCCCGGACAGCTGGAATCTGGCTGGCACACATCAGCCCTGGGTCGCCCCGATGGAAACCCCTACCCGGAGCAAATGAGCATCAAGGGAGGCCAGAATGGTCACGGCTTCGGACGCCCCTCCAGGTCTCGTATGCCAAACCTCAACGACCTGAAAGAGACGGCTCTGTGA
- the LOC116696038 gene encoding cyclin-dependent kinase-like 5 isoform X1: MKIPDTGDVMNKFEVLGIVGEGAYGVVLKCRHKDTNEIVAIKKFKDSEENEEVKETTLRELKMLRTLKQENIVELKEAFRRRGKLYLVFEYVEKNMLELLEELPNGVPTDKARSYIYQLIRAIHWCHKHDIVHRDIKPENLLISSDDVLKLCDFGFARNLSEGTDANYTEYVATRWYRSPELLLGAPYGKAVDMWSVGCILGELSDGQPLFPGESEIDQLFTIQKVLGPLPPEQMKLFYNNPRFHGLRFPAVNHPQTLERRYLGIIGGALLDLLKNLLLLNPTERFLTEQSLNHHAFQTLRLVERPGPPTPTPVRSSKRKPHHGDNTTPSRSHGGKSSGSHRSSSRECSSLPRHEDPHPSNDGFLNGNMPGAINLSPTLHPKNYQPQIFNHSTSCNMDLASSNLPHLLSPGEVKSKGDFDMNLGSKVSDGPGAKYLKSNFRSQQNRHSFVEGKTNTLQSGEKHSRHSYMESHSSTPSSSKFAYLNLSKSYGTLSDAKSVGNLNDVHLYADEPTSRYFPTSCLDLTAPSSPAPRRADRLGPGTAGRGSMRAERESNTLDSSCRRSSTRHKASEEAKSPDALDPGESGVERSHAHSLSAPHDPLPYGQGYTSPFSSQQRPHRHSMYVRRDHQRTHGAEEGLVVGQGMPTRASSLQLLSPQLQHRTLPRHSGGTSREEDMSRSEQAPTEVTHGRPPIRDSTRDNTASFHTQRQKSEVGLYHDQQTEDGGSSKENRNIYSESMPRRVGSFYRVPSPRPDNSFHDSRGQSRGSGLSGDGSNLTNHSKRQPAFDPWTGPDTVVLNPSEPSKEKEKQGFFRAIKKKKKKSQMMQVPEGRPPVIKKCLFPLFSPMNNIKHSSSVRVLPVVSSPMVPSEGVDTVIQKSSRSSGHQSSRHRTRDKSRDRDQERDRDKDWPPEKLSDSHSPSQPLKSLRKLLHLSSSSSNQTAQSDMRYQPLPNPASGQGGFTESRGHSGVSTPQLKSRQTAYPLPGQLESGWHTSALGRPDGNPYPEQMSIKGGQNGHGFGRPSRSRMPNLNDLKETAL, encoded by the exons ATGAAGATCCCTGACACCGGTGATGTAATGAATAAATTTGAAGTCCTTGGGATTGTGGGTGAAG GTGCCTATGGTGTTGTTTTGAAGTGCCGACACAAG GACACCAATGAAATTGTGGCCATTAAGAAATTCAAGGACAGTGAAG AAAATGAGGAAGTTAAAGAAACAACGCTACGGGAGCTTAAGATGCTCCGCACCCTCAAGCAGGAGAATATTGTTGAGTTGAAAGAGGCCTTCCGCAGAAGAGGAAAGCTATATCTCGTCTTTGAGTATGTGGAAAAG AACATGCTCGAGCTGCTCGAGGAGCTACCCAATGGTGTGCCGACTGACAAAGCGCGCAGCTACATCTACCAGTTAATCCGAGCAATCCACTGGTGCCATAAGCATGACATTGTTCACAGAG ACATAAAGCCAGAAAACCTTCTCATCAGCTCTGACGACGTCCTCAAGCTATGTGACTTTG GCTTTGCACGTAATCTCTCTGAGGGGACGGATGCCAATTACACTGAGTATGTGGCCACTAGATGGTACCGCTCTCCAGAGCTCTTACTTGG GGCTCCTTACGGGAAAGCAGTGGACATGTGGTCAGTGGGCTGCATCTTAGGAGAGCTGAGTGACGGGCAGCCTCTGTTCCCAGGAGAGAGTGAGATCGACCAGCTCTTTACCATCCAGAAAGTGTTGGGACCCCTGCCACCAGAACAGATGAAGCTCTTCTATAACAATCCTCGTTTCCACGGGCTGCGG TTCCCTGCTGTGAACCACCCCCAAACCTTGGAGCGCAGATACCTGGGAATCATCGGGGGAGCCCTGCTGGACTTGCTGAAG AACCTGCTATTGCTGAACCCGACAGAACGCTTTCTCACAGAGCAAAGCCTGAACCACCACGCCTTCCAGACCCTGCGGCTGGTGGAGCGCCCCGGCCCACCCACACCTACACCTGTACGCTCCTCCAAGAGAAAACCTCACCATGGAGACAACACCACCCCCAGCAG GAGCCATGGGGGAAAGAGCTCAGGAAGCCATCGCTCCAGCAGCAGAGAGTGCTCTAGCTTGCCTCGACACGAAGACCCCCACCCCAGCAACGACGGCTTTCTCAACGGCAACATGCCTGGAGCGATCAACCTCAGTCCCACCCTGCATCCCAAGAACTACCAGCCGCAGATCTTCAACCACTCCACGTCGTGCAACATGGACCTGGCCAGCAGCAACCTGCCTCATCTGCTCAGCCCTGGCGAAGTAAAGAGCAAGGGCGACTTCGACATGAACCTGGGGTCCAAGGTGTCCGACGGCCCCGGAGCCAAGTACCTCAAATCCAACTTCCGCTCACAGCAGAACCGCCATTCTTTTGTTGAGGGGAAGACCAACACGCTTCAATCAGGGGAGAAACACAGTCGACACAGCTACATGGAGTCCCACAGCTCCACGCCCTCCTCCTCCAAGTTTGCCTACCTTAACTTGTCCAAAAGTTATGGCACACTTAGCGATGCCAAGTCAGTGGGGAACTTAAATGATGTGCATCTTTATGCCGATGAGCCTACATCTCGCTATTTTCCCACAAGCTGCCTGGACCTCACAGCCCCGAGCAGCCCAGCACCCCGCCGAGCGGACAGACTGGGACCCGGCACAGCTGGCAGAGGAAGCATGCGcgcagaaagagagagcaacACCCTGGACTCGTCCTGCAGGCGCTCCTCCACCCGCCACAAGGCTTCAGAGGAGGCCAAGTCGCCAGATGCCCTAGACCCTGGGGAAAGTGGTGTCGAAAGGAGCCATGCTCACTCTCTGTCCGCCCCACATGACCCTCTGCCTTATGGTCAGGGATACACCAGCCCTTTCTCCTCCCAGCAGCGGCCACACCGCCACTCCATGTACGTACGGAGGGACCATCAGAGGACACACGGGGCGGAGGAGGGGCTGGTGGTGGGGCAGGGCATGCCCACAAGAGCCAGCAGCCTCCAGCTCCTGTCTCCTCAGCTGCAGCACCGCACGCTGCCTCGCCACTCTGGGGGAACTTCCAGAGAGGAAGACATGAGCAGG AGCGAACAGGCACCCACTGAGGTCACCCACGGCAGACCCCCAATAAGGGATTCCACAAGGGACAACACAGCATCTTTTCACACACAGCGGCAAAAAAGCGAG GTTGGCTTATACCACGACCAGCAAACAGAAGATGGGGGCTCTTCTAAAGAGAACcgcaacatctacagtgaatcCATGCCTAGGAGGGTGGGCAGCTTCTACAGAG TCCCTTCTCCCCGGCCAGACAACTCCTTTCACGATAGCAGGGGTCAGAGCCGGGGCTCTGGCCTGTCTGGAGACGGCAGCAATTTGACAAACCACTCCAAACGTCAGCCAGCATTTGACCCCTG gaCTGGCCCAGATACTGTAGTACTGAACCCCTCTGAGCCATCCAAAGAAAAGGAGAAGCAGGGTTTCTTCAGAgcaataaagaagaaaaagaaaaaatctcaAATG ATGCAAGTCCCTGAGGGAAGGCCTCCTGTCATCAAGAAATGTCTTTTCCCTCTGTTTAGCCCAATGAATAACATAAAGCATAGTTCCTCTGTGCGAGTCCTCCCTGTAGTGTCCTCTCCCATG GTTCCTAGTGAAGGGGTGGATACAGTCATCCAGAAGTCCTCCAGGTCCTCTGGTCACCAGAGCAGCCGCCACAGGACCCGCGACAAGAGCAGAGACCGGGACCAAGAACGAGACAGGGATAAGGACTGGCCGCCTGAGAAACTCTCTGATTCACACTCTCCG AGTCAGCCATTGAAGTCTCTGCGCAAACTCCTGCACctttcctcctcgtcctccaaCCAGACTGCACAGTCTGATATGCGCTACCAGCCACTGCCTAACCCAGCCTCTGGTCAAGGTGGTTTCACAGAAAGCCGTGGCCACTCAGGGGTCAGTACGCCCCAGCTGAAGAGCCGACAGACGGCCTACCCGCTGCCCGGACAGCTGGAATCTGGCTGGCACACATCAGCCCTGGGTCGCCCCGATGGAAACCCCTACCCGGAGCAAATGAGCATCAAGGGAGGCCAGAATGGTCACGGCTTCGGACGCCCCTCCAGGTCTCGTATGCCAAACCTCAACGACCTGAAAGAGACGGCTCTGTGA
- the LOC116696038 gene encoding cyclin-dependent kinase-like 5 isoform X2, with protein MKIPDTGDVMNKFEVLGIVGEGAYGVVLKCRHKDTNEIVAIKKFKDSEENEEVKETTLRELKMLRTLKQENIVELKEAFRRRGKLYLVFEYVEKNMLELLEELPNGVPTDKARSYIYQLIRAIHWCHKHDIVHRDIKPENLLISSDDVLKLCDFGFARNLSEGTDANYTEYVATRWYRSPELLLGAPYGKAVDMWSVGCILGELSDGQPLFPGESEIDQLFTIQKVLGPLPPEQMKLFYNNPRFHGLRFPAVNHPQTLERRYLGIIGGALLDLLKNLLLLNPTERFLTEQSLNHHAFQTLRLVERPGPPTPTPVRSSKRKPHHGDNTTPSRSHGGKSSGSHRSSSRECSSLPRHEDPHPSNDGFLNGNMPGAINLSPTLHPKNYQPQIFNHSTSCNMDLASSNLPHLLSPGEVKSKGDFDMNLGSKVSDGPGAKYLKSNFRSQQNRHSFVEGKTNTLQSGEKHSRHSYMESHSSTPSSSKFAYLNLSKSYGTLSDAKSVGNLNDVHLYADEPTSRYFPTSCLDLTAPSSPAPRRADRLGPGTAGRGSMRAERESNTLDSSCRRSSTRHKASEEAKSPDALDPGESGVERSHAHSLSAPHDPLPYGQGYTSPFSSQQRPHRHSMYVRRDHQRTHGAEEGLVVGQGMPTRASSLQLLSPQLQHRTLPRHSGGTSREEDMSRSEQAPTEVTHGRPPIRDSTRDNTASFHTQRQKSEVGLYHDQQTEDGGSSKENRNIYSESMPRRVGSFYRDNSFHDSRGQSRGSGLSGDGSNLTNHSKRQPAFDPWTGPDTVVLNPSEPSKEKEKQGFFRAIKKKKKKSQMMQVPEGRPPVIKKCLFPLFSPMNNIKHSSSVRVLPVVSSPMVPSEGVDTVIQKSSRSSGHQSSRHRTRDKSRDRDQERDRDKDWPPEKLSDSHSPSQPLKSLRKLLHLSSSSSNQTAQSDMRYQPLPNPASGQGGFTESRGHSGVSTPQLKSRQTAYPLPGQLESGWHTSALGRPDGNPYPEQMSIKGGQNGHGFGRPSRSRMPNLNDLKETAL; from the exons ATGAAGATCCCTGACACCGGTGATGTAATGAATAAATTTGAAGTCCTTGGGATTGTGGGTGAAG GTGCCTATGGTGTTGTTTTGAAGTGCCGACACAAG GACACCAATGAAATTGTGGCCATTAAGAAATTCAAGGACAGTGAAG AAAATGAGGAAGTTAAAGAAACAACGCTACGGGAGCTTAAGATGCTCCGCACCCTCAAGCAGGAGAATATTGTTGAGTTGAAAGAGGCCTTCCGCAGAAGAGGAAAGCTATATCTCGTCTTTGAGTATGTGGAAAAG AACATGCTCGAGCTGCTCGAGGAGCTACCCAATGGTGTGCCGACTGACAAAGCGCGCAGCTACATCTACCAGTTAATCCGAGCAATCCACTGGTGCCATAAGCATGACATTGTTCACAGAG ACATAAAGCCAGAAAACCTTCTCATCAGCTCTGACGACGTCCTCAAGCTATGTGACTTTG GCTTTGCACGTAATCTCTCTGAGGGGACGGATGCCAATTACACTGAGTATGTGGCCACTAGATGGTACCGCTCTCCAGAGCTCTTACTTGG GGCTCCTTACGGGAAAGCAGTGGACATGTGGTCAGTGGGCTGCATCTTAGGAGAGCTGAGTGACGGGCAGCCTCTGTTCCCAGGAGAGAGTGAGATCGACCAGCTCTTTACCATCCAGAAAGTGTTGGGACCCCTGCCACCAGAACAGATGAAGCTCTTCTATAACAATCCTCGTTTCCACGGGCTGCGG TTCCCTGCTGTGAACCACCCCCAAACCTTGGAGCGCAGATACCTGGGAATCATCGGGGGAGCCCTGCTGGACTTGCTGAAG AACCTGCTATTGCTGAACCCGACAGAACGCTTTCTCACAGAGCAAAGCCTGAACCACCACGCCTTCCAGACCCTGCGGCTGGTGGAGCGCCCCGGCCCACCCACACCTACACCTGTACGCTCCTCCAAGAGAAAACCTCACCATGGAGACAACACCACCCCCAGCAG GAGCCATGGGGGAAAGAGCTCAGGAAGCCATCGCTCCAGCAGCAGAGAGTGCTCTAGCTTGCCTCGACACGAAGACCCCCACCCCAGCAACGACGGCTTTCTCAACGGCAACATGCCTGGAGCGATCAACCTCAGTCCCACCCTGCATCCCAAGAACTACCAGCCGCAGATCTTCAACCACTCCACGTCGTGCAACATGGACCTGGCCAGCAGCAACCTGCCTCATCTGCTCAGCCCTGGCGAAGTAAAGAGCAAGGGCGACTTCGACATGAACCTGGGGTCCAAGGTGTCCGACGGCCCCGGAGCCAAGTACCTCAAATCCAACTTCCGCTCACAGCAGAACCGCCATTCTTTTGTTGAGGGGAAGACCAACACGCTTCAATCAGGGGAGAAACACAGTCGACACAGCTACATGGAGTCCCACAGCTCCACGCCCTCCTCCTCCAAGTTTGCCTACCTTAACTTGTCCAAAAGTTATGGCACACTTAGCGATGCCAAGTCAGTGGGGAACTTAAATGATGTGCATCTTTATGCCGATGAGCCTACATCTCGCTATTTTCCCACAAGCTGCCTGGACCTCACAGCCCCGAGCAGCCCAGCACCCCGCCGAGCGGACAGACTGGGACCCGGCACAGCTGGCAGAGGAAGCATGCGcgcagaaagagagagcaacACCCTGGACTCGTCCTGCAGGCGCTCCTCCACCCGCCACAAGGCTTCAGAGGAGGCCAAGTCGCCAGATGCCCTAGACCCTGGGGAAAGTGGTGTCGAAAGGAGCCATGCTCACTCTCTGTCCGCCCCACATGACCCTCTGCCTTATGGTCAGGGATACACCAGCCCTTTCTCCTCCCAGCAGCGGCCACACCGCCACTCCATGTACGTACGGAGGGACCATCAGAGGACACACGGGGCGGAGGAGGGGCTGGTGGTGGGGCAGGGCATGCCCACAAGAGCCAGCAGCCTCCAGCTCCTGTCTCCTCAGCTGCAGCACCGCACGCTGCCTCGCCACTCTGGGGGAACTTCCAGAGAGGAAGACATGAGCAGG AGCGAACAGGCACCCACTGAGGTCACCCACGGCAGACCCCCAATAAGGGATTCCACAAGGGACAACACAGCATCTTTTCACACACAGCGGCAAAAAAGCGAG GTTGGCTTATACCACGACCAGCAAACAGAAGATGGGGGCTCTTCTAAAGAGAACcgcaacatctacagtgaatcCATGCCTAGGAGGGTGGGCAGCTTCTACAGAG ACAACTCCTTTCACGATAGCAGGGGTCAGAGCCGGGGCTCTGGCCTGTCTGGAGACGGCAGCAATTTGACAAACCACTCCAAACGTCAGCCAGCATTTGACCCCTG gaCTGGCCCAGATACTGTAGTACTGAACCCCTCTGAGCCATCCAAAGAAAAGGAGAAGCAGGGTTTCTTCAGAgcaataaagaagaaaaagaaaaaatctcaAATG ATGCAAGTCCCTGAGGGAAGGCCTCCTGTCATCAAGAAATGTCTTTTCCCTCTGTTTAGCCCAATGAATAACATAAAGCATAGTTCCTCTGTGCGAGTCCTCCCTGTAGTGTCCTCTCCCATG GTTCCTAGTGAAGGGGTGGATACAGTCATCCAGAAGTCCTCCAGGTCCTCTGGTCACCAGAGCAGCCGCCACAGGACCCGCGACAAGAGCAGAGACCGGGACCAAGAACGAGACAGGGATAAGGACTGGCCGCCTGAGAAACTCTCTGATTCACACTCTCCG AGTCAGCCATTGAAGTCTCTGCGCAAACTCCTGCACctttcctcctcgtcctccaaCCAGACTGCACAGTCTGATATGCGCTACCAGCCACTGCCTAACCCAGCCTCTGGTCAAGGTGGTTTCACAGAAAGCCGTGGCCACTCAGGGGTCAGTACGCCCCAGCTGAAGAGCCGACAGACGGCCTACCCGCTGCCCGGACAGCTGGAATCTGGCTGGCACACATCAGCCCTGGGTCGCCCCGATGGAAACCCCTACCCGGAGCAAATGAGCATCAAGGGAGGCCAGAATGGTCACGGCTTCGGACGCCCCTCCAGGTCTCGTATGCCAAACCTCAACGACCTGAAAGAGACGGCTCTGTGA